A single genomic interval of Corvus hawaiiensis isolate bCorHaw1 chromosome 5, bCorHaw1.pri.cur, whole genome shotgun sequence harbors:
- the FHDC1 gene encoding FH2 domain-containing protein 1, which produces MHVMNCLSLVNDKENGAIPVATGLMSEDTTAAPQLSQPAASPPPASCPLTRAPPAPPLPPGMPPPPPPPPPLPGPNIPLPPQLVNGHDSHGKKKRMRSFFWKTIPEEQVRGKNNIWTIAARPQYQIDTKTIEELFGQQEEAKPQDSRNRSLKSSFKETKEEVSILDAKRSMNIGIFLKQFKKSAESIIEDIYHGRSQPYGPELLHEFLKLLPEAEEVKKLKAFDGDVSKLSQADSFMYLLIQVPNYALRIEAMVLEREFSPSCASLQNDMKIIRRATKELMTCEELHSILHLVLQAGNIMNAGGYAGNAVGFKLSSLLKLADTKANKPGMSLLHFVALEAQKKDAALLNFSEKIRSVHDAARLSIDNVEAELHSLSVKTRSVKDSLRRDPKLFHQMESFLQFAVRHLKELEHQKRELQKEGNALIDFFCEDKETMKLDECFQIFRDFCVRFNTAVKENREREIQELHSLQRRKELEEKRRSWAAGELGSFGRSSSENDVEMLAKNGLGEFLPFLQQRPQSPLYRNTNSRRSRLSLGMTADRELQSFLEISKDEDPNKFNSLPRANTRQARPNVAWTESKETRDLNLNTLHLHQQSEMEVKNGGSGQVPPAQPSHLSGSAGPGAHYSQRSTDYNVHTSNVSCEESTDINALALAIEEHELVKGLCKFDIQGAKRAENAPLTYLEDAGGTDLETLDDLSFHSLSTADDELPPASRSSREARNHQAKAVGCKNEALEPSSSSPMSMDTSVSGSREDGPVCYMSDTTTDCSLTLDSEEGNDFKSAGNEIRSEAGKACSSGNDAQHKARSFFSKLNSTCDKELPLSASANDKDDADSEHTPPKEKPIKNKDLAGPKTNSLKDRSQSSTKPSGTRPSHTAPSRPVRTLNASENESMRKVVPISRSNRAPSSVKKPEPKPALRESSTVESRLSHRSSVRGTTDTLPRSPYRHSMSVEEPKLRRGTVTSSSAHFERDRVALKKPSSKPIRSNVKSKTDETKMCRSSVKPQTPAEDTKVATVSIPKAPPAVPNFARNTVASSSKRAKVDLSSSSRPPPITRSVSQRLPKVKPAATSDDPNPKENSVSTLKRASSARVVGRSILQGEAVSTKAEPAPKEQGTVEKASLKLKDANRTTIGKILKPLLK; this is translated from the exons ATGCATGTTATGAATTGTCTCTCCTTGGTCAATGATAAAGAAAATGGGGCTATTCCAGTCGCAACGGGATTAATGAGCGAGGATACGACGGCAGCACctcaactttctcagcctgcaGCATCACCGCCCCCTGCGTCATGTCCCCTCACAAGGGCTCCCCCGGCCCCTCCGCTCCCCCCGGGAATGCCGCCCCCGCCACCCCCCCCTCCTCCACTGCCTGGCCCCAACAtacctctgcctccacagctgGTAAATGGGCACGACAGCCACGGCAAAAAAAAACGAATGCGGAGCTTTTTCTGGAAAACTATCCCTGAAGAGCAAGTCCGTGGTAAAAACAATATCTGGACAATTGCTGCAAGACCACAGTATCAAATTGATACAAAGACAATTGAGGAACTTTTTGGGCAGCAGGAAGAAGCCAAACCCCAGGACTCCCGAAACCGATCTTTAAAGTCTTCGTTTAAAGAGACTAAAGAGGAG GTTTCCATTTTGGATGCAAAACGAAGTATGAACATTGGGATATTTCTCAAACAATTCAAAAA GTCTGCCGAATCCATCATTGAAGATATTTATCATGGAAGGAGTCAGCCCTATGGTCCTGAACTGCTACATGAATTTCTTAAATTGTTACCAGAAGCAGAGGAG gtaaagaaattaaaagcctTTGATGGAGATGTATCAAAACTGTCTCAAGCTGATTCCTTCATGTATTTACTAATCCAGGTGCCAAA CTATGCTCTTAGGATTGAAGCCATGGTGTTGGAGAGGGAGTTCTCACCCTCCTGTGCTTCTCTACAGAATGACATGAAAATTATAAGACGGGCAACAAAAG AGTTAATGACTTGTGAGGAACTGCATTCCATATTGCACTTGGTCCTTCAGGCTGGGAATATTATGAATGCG GGAGGTTATGCTGGCAATGCTGTTGGATTTAAATTGTCGTCACTGCTCAAGCTGGCGGATACGAAAGCAAACAAACCTGGGATGAGTCTGCTGCATTTTGTTGCTCTG GAAGCTCAAAAGAAAGATGCTGCTCTTCTcaacttttcagaaaaaattagGAGTGTTCATGACGCTGCCAG GTTATCCATTGACAATGTAGAAGCAGAGCTCCACTCACTGTCTGTCAAGACAAGATCTGTTAAAGACAGCCTCCGACGAGACCCAAAACTCTTTCACCAGATGGaaagctttctccag TTTGCTGTAAGGCATCTAAAGGAGCTTGAACACCAGAAACGAGAATtgcaaaaggagggaaatgctCTCATTGACTTTTTCTGTGAAGACAAAGAAACTATGAAGTTGGATGAATGTTTCCAGATATTTAGGGACTTCTGCGTAAGATTCAACACGGCTGTTAAG GAAAATAGGGAACGAGAGATCCAGGAACTTCATAGTCTGCAAAGGCGAAAAGAGCTGGAGGAAAAGCGTCGATCCTGGGCAGCTGGAGAGCTTGGGAGCTTTGGGCGGAGCAGCAGTGAAAATGATGTAGAGATGTTGGCTAAAAACGGACTTGGagaatttcttcccttcttGCAGCAGAGGCCTCAAAGCCCTTTGTACAGAAACACAAATTCCAGACGTTCTCGACTTTCTTTGGGGATGACTGCAGACAGGGAGTTGCAGAGTTTCCTGGAAATCTCAAAAGACGAGGATCCAAACAAGTTTAACAGCCTTCCCCGTGCAAACACCCGACAAGCAAGACCAAACGTAGCCTGGACGGAATCCAAAGAAACAAGAGATCTCAACTTAAATACCTTGCACTTACACCAACAGTCTGAAATGGAAGTGAAAAATGGTGGCTCAGGGCAGGTgcctccagctcagcccagTCACCTCAGTGGCTCGGCTGGTCCTGGTGCCCATTACTCACAGAGGAGCACCGACTACAACGTGCACACTTCCAACGTGTCCTGCGAGGAGTCCACAGATATAAATGCTCTGGCCCTTGCAATTGAGGAGCATGAACTTGTTAAAGGGTTATGTAAGTTTGATATTCAAGGAGCAAAGCGTGCAGAGAATGCACCTTTAACATATTTAGAGGATGCTGGTGGGACAGACCTGGAGACTCTGGATGATCTCAGCTTTCATTCCCTGAGCACTGCCGATGATGAGCTGCCTCCAGCTTCCAGAAGTTCCAGGGAGGCCCGCAACCATCAAGCCAAGGCAGTGGGTTGCAAGAATGAAGCTTtagagcccagcagcagcagccctatGTCTATGGATACAAGTGTTTCAGGAAGTAGGGAAGATGGGCCAGTGTGCTACATGTCAGATACCACGACTGATTGTTCTTTGACATTGGACTCTGAAGAGGGAAATGATTTTAAATCGGCAGGCAATGAAATAAGAAGTGAGGCTGGCAAAGCATGCTCTTCTGGCAATGATGCTCAACACAAGGCTAGGTCATTCTTCTCAAAACTGAATTCCACCTGTGACAAGGAGCTGCCACTTTCTGCTTCTGCAAATGATAAGGATGATGCCGATAGCGAGCACACCCCTCCTAAAGAAAAAcccataaaaaataaagatctaGCAGGACCAAAGACAAACTCTCTAAAAGATCGATCTCAAAGCTCCACAAAACCCAGTGGCACTCGGCCTAGCCACACAGCTCCTTCCAGACCTGTCAGAACTTTGAATGCCTCTGAGAACGAAAGTATGAGGAAAGTGGTGCCTATTTCTCGGTCAAACAGGGCACCAAGCAGCGTGAAAAAGCCAGAACCCAAGCCAGCCCTTCGTGAAAGCAGTACAGTGGAAAGTCGGCTGTCTCACCGCAGCTCTGTCCGAGGCACAACAGACACGCTGCCAAGAAGTCCCTACAGGCACAGCATGTCAGTGGAAGAGCCAAAGTTACGAAGGGGCACTGTCACCTCAAGCAGTGCTCACTTTGAGAGAGACAGAGTTGCTCTCAAGAAGCCAAGTTCTAAACCCATTAGGAGTAATGTCAAATCAAAGACAGATGAAACAAAGATGTGTCGCTCCAGTGTAAAACCCCAGACCCCTGCAGAGGACACCAAGGTTGCCACAGTCAGTATTCCCAAAGCACCACCCGCGGTCCCAAACTTTGCGAGGAATACAGTGGCCTCTTCTTCAAAGCGTGCAAAAGTGGATCTATCCAGTTCATCCAGACCTCCACCCATTACCAGGTCTGTGTCCCAGAGGCTGCCTAAAGTGAAGCCAGCAGCAACCTCTGATGATCCAAATCCAAAGGAGAATAGTGTGAGTACCTTAAAGAGAGCAAGTAGTGCCAGAGTGGTTGGAaggagcatcttgcagggagaAGCTGTCAGCACGAAAGCAGAGCCTGCACCAAAGGAACAGGGAACAGTGGAAAAGGCATCTCTTAAACTGAAGGATGCAAACCGAACCACAATTGGTAAAATACTAAAGCCATTATTGAAATAA